A stretch of the Paenibacillus dendritiformis genome encodes the following:
- a CDS encoding VanW family protein — protein sequence MEGRGVATVNRADYVTPVFPLLDDEKIDRFLDDLDKKMVKAPRNARIGDYEEIIPEQIGYKLDRARFREQFYSFLYGAGPLSIEAPRLKVHAKVDSELLAHIRDKRIGYYVTFYNSRNKNRSHNVALAAQAINNTVVFPGEHFSFNRVVGMRTTAKGYRQAPIIVRGEYSEGIGGGICQVSSTLFNAVDRAGLAVKQRYSHSRHVPYVPPGRDATVSWGGPDFTFQNLYNQPVLIRAHAGGGQMTVAVYSSDVINYRPREVPGTSRRLPEEISLDLEANIHE from the coding sequence ATGGAGGGACGCGGCGTAGCGACCGTGAATCGTGCCGATTATGTGACGCCGGTCTTTCCGCTGCTGGACGACGAAAAAATAGACCGGTTCCTCGATGATCTTGATAAGAAAATGGTTAAAGCCCCCAGGAACGCCCGGATTGGGGATTACGAGGAGATAATTCCGGAACAGATCGGCTACAAGCTGGATCGCGCCCGTTTTCGAGAGCAATTCTATTCCTTCCTCTATGGGGCGGGTCCGTTATCTATCGAAGCGCCCCGCTTGAAGGTTCATGCCAAGGTTGACAGCGAGCTGCTGGCCCATATTCGCGACAAGAGAATCGGATATTACGTCACGTTCTATAATTCCAGGAACAAAAATCGTTCGCATAATGTTGCCCTGGCCGCGCAAGCGATCAATAACACTGTCGTGTTTCCGGGCGAACATTTCTCGTTCAACCGGGTTGTCGGAATGCGTACCACGGCCAAAGGGTACAGGCAAGCTCCGATTATCGTACGCGGTGAATATTCGGAAGGGATAGGCGGAGGGATCTGCCAGGTATCCTCAACCCTGTTTAATGCCGTGGACCGGGCAGGGCTTGCCGTCAAGCAGCGTTACTCCCACAGCCGGCATGTGCCCTATGTGCCGCCTGGCCGCGATGCTACGGTGAGCTGGGGCGGGCCGGATTTCACCTTTCAGAACCTGTATAATCAACCGGTTCTCATTCGGGCTCATGCCGGCGGGGGCCAAATGACCGTAGCGGTGTATTCTTCCGATGTGATTAATTATCGTCCGCGCGAGGTCCCGGGGACGTCCCGGCGATTGCCTGAAGAGATTTCTCTTGATTTAGAAGCGAACATACATGAATAA
- a CDS encoding DMT family transporter: MNKYWLYVILTCLLEMVWVFGFSTADAVWQWILLAGVIIVDFYFLSKACEGLPTGTVYAIFAGVGSIGTVLMDYFLFGGNMSALKLVFIGLLVAGVIGLKLADNQAEERSHQ; this comes from the coding sequence ATGAACAAATATTGGCTGTATGTCATCTTAACCTGTTTATTAGAGATGGTCTGGGTTTTTGGCTTTAGCACGGCAGATGCGGTTTGGCAGTGGATTTTGCTCGCGGGCGTCATTATCGTTGATTTTTATTTCCTGTCCAAAGCTTGCGAGGGGCTGCCTACCGGGACGGTCTATGCCATTTTTGCCGGTGTCGGTTCCATCGGGACGGTCTTGATGGATTACTTCTTGTTCGGCGGAAATATGAGCGCCCTCAAATTGGTCTTCATCGGGCTGCTTGTGGCCGGAGTCATTGGTTTGAAGCTCGCTGACAATCAAGCGGAAGAAAGGAGTCATCAATAA
- a CDS encoding TetR family transcriptional regulator encodes MDKREKIVQASIEVFKEKGIEKAKIADIVKKAEIAQGTFYLYFPSKLSVMPVIAEQIVLQFMKKIEAAVSLDEPLTEQLRQLVDAIFQVTGEFRDVSVLVYAGLSTTENMSKWENIYAPLYDLVASLFETNKQRRLIRENLDPARTAKLVLGLIESAAEQVFLYDAYDQQNEITQKAELLTFLEHALRP; translated from the coding sequence ATGGACAAAAGAGAAAAGATCGTACAGGCGTCCATCGAAGTTTTTAAAGAGAAAGGGATCGAAAAAGCAAAAATCGCAGACATCGTAAAAAAGGCAGAGATCGCTCAGGGAACGTTTTATCTGTATTTTCCCTCCAAGTTGTCGGTTATGCCTGTCATTGCGGAGCAAATTGTTCTTCAATTCATGAAGAAAATTGAAGCCGCAGTTTCGCTGGACGAACCGTTGACCGAACAACTGCGTCAATTGGTGGATGCCATCTTTCAGGTTACGGGTGAATTTCGAGATGTATCCGTTCTTGTCTATGCAGGCCTTTCCACAACCGAAAATATGAGCAAATGGGAAAACATTTATGCGCCGCTGTACGATTTGGTCGCTTCTTTGTTCGAGACAAATAAACAACGCCGCCTTATTCGTGAAAACCTCGATCCCGCACGTACGGCCAAATTAGTGCTTGGCCTGATCGAATCGGCCGCGGAGCAAGTCTTTTTATATGATGCGTACGATCAACAAAATGAAATCACTCAAAAGGCTGAATTACTGACATTTTTAGAGCATGCTTTGCGTCCGTAA
- a CDS encoding GNAT family N-acetyltransferase, producing the protein MLSLRYFPMTEDYASIIANWTYDEPYSLYSMDGDEDTIAEFMNGDYFYALDNENVLIGYICTGSSARVPGGYDIGIYGQETYLDFGLGLHPEFTGKGMGAGFVTSSLEFIRERYQTTDIQLVVAAFNERAIKVYERAGFAKGPLFRSKVGDGEVEFMAMKRSIQA; encoded by the coding sequence ATGTTATCTCTGCGTTATTTCCCCATGACAGAGGACTATGCCTCCATCATTGCGAATTGGACTTATGACGAGCCTTATTCTCTTTATAGTATGGACGGGGATGAGGATACCATTGCAGAGTTTATGAACGGGGACTATTTTTATGCCCTGGATAATGAGAATGTCTTAATCGGGTATATCTGTACAGGCAGCTCGGCGCGTGTGCCGGGAGGTTATGATATCGGGATTTATGGCCAGGAAACGTACCTGGATTTTGGCTTGGGCCTGCATCCGGAGTTCACGGGGAAGGGCATGGGAGCCGGTTTTGTAACGAGCAGCCTTGAATTTATCCGCGAACGTTATCAGACCACCGATATTCAATTGGTTGTGGCCGCATTTAATGAACGGGCGATCAAAGTTTATGAGCGCGCCGGGTTTGCCAAGGGCCCCTTATTCCGAAGCAAGGTCGGAGATGGAGAGGTTGAGTTTATGGCGATGAAGCGTTCGATCCAAGCGTAA
- a CDS encoding DMT family transporter: MGWLFVTLAALSESVGVVGLKLFSQEKNLRNGALFAGGFALSFGLLYQAFGYLQLSIAYAVWIGIGTAGAVLINMIFFGESKSAARLVSLALIIVGVTGLKLVS, translated from the coding sequence ATGGGTTGGTTATTTGTTACTTTAGCTGCATTAAGTGAAAGCGTTGGTGTTGTAGGGTTGAAGCTGTTCAGCCAGGAAAAGAACCTCCGGAACGGCGCCCTATTCGCAGGGGGGTTCGCCCTCTCCTTCGGTCTGCTGTATCAGGCCTTCGGCTATTTGCAATTGAGTATCGCGTATGCGGTCTGGATTGGAATCGGAACCGCCGGCGCCGTGCTGATCAATATGATCTTTTTCGGAGAATCCAAAAGCGCGGCCCGCCTTGTCAGCTTGGCTCTGATTATTGTGGGGGTTACGGGATTAAAGCTTGTCTCATAA